One Moorella sp. E308F DNA segment encodes these proteins:
- a CDS encoding HesA/MoeB/ThiF family protein, whose protein sequence is MVLTNEEIERYSRQIILRNVGGRGQERLKRGKVLIVGAGGLGSPAAYYLAAAGVGTIGIVDSDVVDISNLQRQILHSTERLGRPKVESARKTLLALNPNLTINTYHLRLGKDNILDIIRDYDVIVDGVDNFPTRYLLNDACVMTGKTMVEGGVLQWDGLVMTIKPGQGPCYRCIFPDPPPPGAVPSCQEAGVIGTVPGLIGAIQATEVIKILLGVGDTLTGRLLIYNALEMRFREVKAERNSNCPVCGDSPRIRELEEYTFVCATKCER, encoded by the coding sequence ATGGTCTTAACCAACGAAGAAATAGAACGTTACAGCCGGCAGATTATTTTGCGCAACGTCGGCGGCCGGGGGCAGGAAAGGCTTAAAAGAGGCAAAGTATTGATCGTTGGAGCCGGCGGGTTGGGTTCCCCGGCAGCTTACTACCTGGCGGCTGCCGGTGTAGGTACAATCGGTATAGTTGACAGTGACGTAGTAGACATATCGAATTTACAGCGCCAGATCCTTCACAGTACTGAACGCCTGGGGCGGCCTAAAGTAGAATCGGCCCGCAAGACCTTGCTGGCCTTAAATCCTAACCTGACAATTAATACTTACCATTTACGTTTGGGTAAAGATAATATTCTAGACATCATCCGTGACTATGACGTGATTGTCGACGGCGTCGACAACTTTCCCACCCGCTATTTGCTAAACGATGCCTGTGTCATGACCGGCAAGACCATGGTCGAGGGCGGGGTGCTGCAATGGGACGGGCTAGTCATGACCATCAAACCCGGACAGGGGCCATGTTACCGCTGTATTTTTCCCGACCCGCCCCCTCCGGGAGCCGTACCTAGTTGCCAGGAAGCAGGGGTTATAGGTACAGTACCGGGACTTATCGGGGCAATCCAGGCCACGGAGGTAATCAAGATTTTACTTGGGGTTGGGGATACCCTGACCGGCCGGCTCCTGATTTACAATGCCCTGGAGATGCGCTTCCGGGAAGTTAAGGCCGAACGCAATAGTAATTGCCCTGTCTGCGGCGACAGCCCGCGCATTCGTGAACTGGAAGAGTATACCTTTGTCTGTGCCACAAAATGCGAAAGGTGA
- a CDS encoding MetQ/NlpA family ABC transporter substrate-binding protein, whose protein sequence is MKKIVVLALVLLTLGAVLTGCGQQQKASPGEAAKKEITVGATARPHAEILERIKPVLAQEGITLNIKVFNDYAQLNPALADKQIDANFFQHIPYLEDYNQKTGNKLVYIAKVHIEPMGIYSQKIKGAGELTNARTIAIPNDATNGGRALMLLAKAGVIKLKEGAGILATKNDIVEKPAGLTIKELDAAMLPRSLTDVDAAVINGNYALEANLNPVKDALVLEDKSSPFANVLVVRPEDKDNPALKKLAEALNTPEVKKFLEEQYQGAVIPAF, encoded by the coding sequence TTGAAAAAGATTGTTGTTCTGGCTCTCGTTTTATTAACACTGGGGGCAGTTTTAACAGGATGCGGCCAGCAACAGAAAGCATCCCCGGGGGAAGCGGCCAAAAAAGAAATTACTGTCGGTGCTACCGCTCGTCCCCATGCCGAAATCCTGGAAAGGATTAAACCGGTGTTGGCCCAAGAGGGAATCACCCTGAACATTAAAGTTTTTAATGATTATGCCCAGCTCAACCCGGCCCTGGCGGATAAGCAAATCGACGCCAATTTTTTCCAGCATATACCATACCTTGAGGATTACAACCAGAAAACAGGGAATAAACTAGTTTATATTGCCAAAGTACACATCGAACCCATGGGGATTTATTCCCAAAAAATTAAGGGTGCCGGCGAATTGACAAACGCCAGAACTATTGCCATTCCCAATGACGCCACCAACGGCGGCCGGGCTCTGATGTTACTGGCCAAGGCCGGGGTGATTAAGTTAAAGGAAGGCGCGGGCATTTTGGCAACCAAAAATGACATTGTCGAGAAACCCGCCGGGCTGACTATCAAGGAGTTGGACGCCGCCATGCTGCCGCGGTCCTTAACAGACGTCGACGCCGCGGTCATAAACGGCAACTATGCCCTGGAGGCTAACTTGAATCCAGTCAAGGATGCCCTCGTTCTCGAGGATAAAAGCTCTCCTTTTGCCAACGTCCTGGTGGTACGTCCCGAGGATAAAGACAATCCAGCTTTAAAGAAACTGGCAGAAGCGCTAAATACGCCCGAAGTCAAGAAGTTTTTAGAAGAACAATATCAGGGAGCAGTTATCCCGGCTTTTTAA
- a CDS encoding methionine ABC transporter ATP-binding protein, with protein MVKIENLSKTFTTKDGKLIQALENINLDIAEGEIFGIIGRSGAGKSTLVRCINMLEKPTSGRVIIDGQDLTTYSERQLRRARQQIGMIFQQFNLFSARNVAGNVAFPLEIAGQPRRVIQEKVKRSLELVGLSDKAGHYPAELSGGQKQRVGIARALASEPRLLLCDEPTSALDPQTTASILSLLRDINKNLGLTIIIITHEMQVIKEICDRVAVLNQGRIVEAGSVLDIFTAPRHPVTRELIKSILDTSVPEQVLAGYKPTGTSLLVRLSFIGHSAGEPIISRMIQEYNVQANILYGKIDHIKDTPFGTLTLELSGQPEALQRALAFLQSKQLSIEVLERP; from the coding sequence ATGGTTAAAATCGAAAACCTTAGTAAAACTTTTACAACCAAAGATGGCAAACTGATACAGGCCCTGGAAAATATCAACCTGGATATTGCCGAAGGGGAAATCTTTGGCATCATCGGGCGTAGCGGGGCCGGAAAAAGTACCCTGGTCCGCTGTATCAACATGCTGGAAAAGCCAACCTCCGGCCGGGTAATTATTGACGGGCAGGATCTTACTACCTATTCTGAAAGGCAGCTCCGCCGGGCGCGCCAGCAGATAGGCATGATTTTCCAACAATTCAACCTGTTCTCAGCCCGCAACGTCGCCGGTAATGTGGCCTTTCCCCTGGAAATTGCCGGCCAGCCGCGCCGGGTTATCCAGGAGAAAGTCAAACGCTCCCTGGAACTGGTGGGGTTGAGCGATAAGGCCGGGCATTATCCTGCGGAACTGTCGGGCGGTCAAAAGCAGCGGGTAGGAATTGCCCGGGCTTTAGCAAGCGAACCCCGGTTGCTTTTGTGCGACGAACCGACATCAGCCCTGGATCCCCAGACGACTGCCTCCATCCTGAGTTTGCTCCGGGATATCAATAAAAACCTGGGGCTAACAATTATTATAATCACCCATGAAATGCAGGTAATTAAGGAAATATGCGACCGGGTGGCCGTCCTTAACCAGGGCCGTATTGTCGAAGCCGGTTCCGTACTGGATATCTTTACTGCTCCTCGTCATCCTGTTACCAGGGAGTTAATTAAGAGTATCCTCGATACCTCCGTCCCGGAACAGGTGCTGGCAGGGTACAAACCTACCGGAACGAGCCTGCTGGTACGGCTTTCTTTCATTGGTCACTCTGCCGGTGAACCCATCATCTCCCGCATGATTCAAGAGTACAACGTTCAGGCCAATATCCTTTACGGTAAGATTGACCATATTAAAGATACCCCCTTTGGTACCCTGACCCTGGAATTATCAGGTCAGCCTGAGGCCCTGCAGAGGGCCCTCGCTTTCCTCCAGAGCAAACAATTAAGTATTGAGGTGTTAGAAAGACCATGA
- a CDS encoding methionine ABC transporter permease encodes MSNWLDQIIPMVTMGTLETLYMVFVSVFIAYLFGLPLGVILLITSEKHIKPSPLINSILGTVINIGRSFPFIILLIAIIPFTRLVVGTFIGTTASIVPLSVGAIPFVARLVETSLREIPWGVIEAAQSMGASPWQIIVRVMLPEATPSLVSGFVLTTITLIGYSAMAGVVGGGGLGTLAYQYGFQRYQNDVMVITVVLLIIMVQIIQVVGDRIVARLSRR; translated from the coding sequence ATGAGTAACTGGCTCGACCAAATAATTCCCATGGTAACCATGGGAACTCTGGAAACCCTTTATATGGTGTTTGTATCGGTATTTATAGCTTATCTCTTTGGCCTCCCCCTGGGCGTTATCTTGCTTATCACCAGTGAAAAGCATATCAAACCCAGTCCCTTAATCAACAGTATCCTGGGCACGGTAATCAATATCGGCCGTTCTTTCCCTTTTATCATTTTATTAATCGCCATAATACCCTTTACCCGGCTGGTCGTTGGTACCTTTATCGGTACAACGGCATCTATCGTCCCCCTGTCTGTCGGCGCTATACCCTTTGTCGCCCGCCTGGTGGAAACTTCCCTGCGGGAAATACCCTGGGGAGTCATTGAGGCGGCCCAATCTATGGGAGCGTCTCCATGGCAAATTATCGTCCGGGTGATGCTTCCGGAAGCCACACCCTCCCTGGTATCCGGTTTTGTTTTAACTACCATTACCTTGATTGGCTATTCCGCCATGGCCGGTGTAGTCGGCGGCGGCGGCCTGGGTACCCTTGCTTATCAGTACGGCTTTCAGCGCTACCAAAATGACGTTATGGTTATTACCGTCGTTTTATTGATCATTATGGTCCAGATCATTCAGGTTGTAGGTGACCGGATTGTCGCCCGTTTAAGCCGGCGTTAA
- a CDS encoding trans-sulfuration enzyme family protein, translating into MRLATELVQLGVGYDSKTGAISTPIYQSATFRHPALGQSTGFDYSRTGNPTRQVLEEGIAGLEGGCRALAFASGMAAITAVLCLFRPGDHLLVSEDLYGGTYRLLNQVAVPWGLEFSLVDTTDLAALAASIKNNTKGIFLETPTNPLMKITDIAAVVALARQRGLLTIVDNTFMTPYLQRPLELGADLVVHSATKYLGGHNDVVMGIAITAREDLGEKLAFIQNTIGAIPGPQDCWLVIRGLKTLAVRLERAQASTLELARWLAEHPLVTRVYYPGLPDHPGHEICKKQASGFGAMLSFEVKHAELVEQILHRLKIISFAESLGGVESLITFPERQTHAEIPSEMRLKLGINDRLLRLSVGLEDLNDLKADLEQALAC; encoded by the coding sequence ATGCGTCTGGCTACAGAGCTGGTCCAGCTGGGAGTGGGGTATGATAGTAAAACAGGAGCTATCAGTACGCCTATCTACCAGTCTGCTACCTTCCGTCACCCGGCCCTGGGTCAAAGTACCGGTTTTGACTACAGCCGGACGGGCAACCCTACCCGCCAGGTCCTGGAAGAAGGCATAGCCGGGCTGGAGGGAGGCTGCCGCGCCCTGGCCTTTGCCTCCGGCATGGCCGCCATTACCGCCGTTCTCTGCCTTTTCCGGCCCGGCGACCACCTGCTAGTCTCTGAAGATCTGTACGGCGGTACTTACCGGCTGCTCAACCAGGTAGCGGTTCCCTGGGGGCTGGAATTTTCCCTTGTAGACACCACTGATCTGGCTGCCCTGGCTGCTTCTATTAAAAACAATACGAAGGGCATCTTCCTGGAGACCCCTACCAATCCCTTAATGAAAATCACCGACATTGCCGCCGTTGTCGCCCTGGCCCGCCAGCGGGGCCTGCTGACTATTGTGGATAATACTTTTATGACCCCTTACCTGCAGCGACCCCTGGAACTGGGAGCGGACCTGGTGGTCCACAGCGCCACCAAATATTTAGGCGGCCACAATGATGTAGTTATGGGGATAGCGATAACCGCCCGGGAGGACCTCGGCGAAAAGCTGGCCTTTATCCAAAATACCATCGGTGCGATTCCCGGTCCCCAGGATTGCTGGCTGGTAATCCGGGGCTTGAAAACCCTGGCCGTACGCCTGGAGCGGGCTCAGGCCAGCACTTTAGAGCTGGCCCGGTGGCTGGCCGAACACCCCCTGGTGACCAGGGTTTATTATCCGGGTCTACCCGATCATCCCGGTCACGAAATCTGTAAGAAACAGGCCAGCGGGTTTGGGGCCATGCTTTCCTTTGAGGTCAAGCATGCCGAACTGGTCGAGCAGATTTTACACCGCTTAAAAATTATTTCCTTTGCGGAAAGCCTTGGCGGGGTAGAAAGCCTGATCACTTTTCCGGAGCGCCAGACCCATGCCGAAATCCCTAGTGAGATGCGTCTTAAACTGGGCATCAATGATCGTTTATTACGTTTGTCAGTGGGACTGGAAGATTTAAACGATCTCAAGGCCGACCTGGAGCAGGCCCTTGCCTGTTAA
- a CDS encoding trans-sulfuration enzyme family protein translates to MQRGTRLVHHRLSMDSATGGVSIPIHQSVVFAQESLEQPGEYEYTRSGNPTRRALEEAIADLEGGNYGFAFASGMAAITAALSLFSAGDHLLVSQDIYGGTYRALTRVFKRFGLEITFVDTTDLEKAAAQIRPSTKGLYLETPSNPLMKITELARAAALAREHGLITIADNTFMTPYLQRPLELGIDVVVHSATKYLGGHSDCLAGLAVTRDAGLARELALLQNTLGAVLAPHECWLILRGIKTLKVRLAQQEQTATALATWLAGHPQVKAVYYPGLEGHPGREVHFRQALGAGGVFSFRLATSELARQVINKVRLPIIGSSLGAVESIISLPATMSHGSLPEEFKKRLGITPDLVRLSVGLEDAADLQADLEQALKSP, encoded by the coding sequence ATGCAGAGGGGAACGCGACTGGTCCATCACCGCTTATCTATGGATTCTGCCACCGGGGGGGTGAGTATCCCCATCCACCAGAGCGTGGTATTTGCCCAGGAGAGTCTTGAGCAACCGGGCGAATACGAATACACCCGTTCCGGCAATCCTACCCGGCGGGCCCTGGAAGAAGCCATCGCCGATCTCGAAGGAGGTAATTACGGCTTTGCTTTTGCTTCCGGCATGGCGGCCATCACGGCAGCCTTAAGCCTCTTTTCCGCCGGCGACCACCTCCTTGTCTCCCAGGATATCTACGGCGGCACCTACCGTGCCCTGACCCGGGTCTTCAAACGCTTTGGCCTGGAAATTACTTTTGTCGATACTACGGACCTGGAGAAGGCAGCTGCCCAGATCCGCCCTTCTACCAAAGGGCTTTACCTCGAAACCCCTTCCAATCCGCTGATGAAAATTACCGAACTGGCCCGGGCCGCCGCCCTGGCCAGGGAGCACGGGCTCATAACTATAGCTGACAACACCTTTATGACGCCTTACCTGCAGCGACCCCTGGAACTGGGAATTGACGTGGTGGTCCACAGCGCTACCAAATACCTGGGCGGGCACAGCGACTGCCTGGCCGGCCTGGCAGTTACCAGGGATGCTGGCCTTGCCCGGGAACTGGCTTTGCTCCAGAACACCCTGGGAGCAGTGCTGGCACCCCACGAATGCTGGCTAATCCTGCGCGGTATTAAGACCTTAAAAGTACGCCTGGCCCAGCAGGAGCAAACCGCCACGGCCCTGGCAACATGGCTGGCCGGGCACCCGCAAGTAAAGGCCGTTTATTATCCTGGCCTGGAAGGCCATCCTGGCCGGGAGGTTCATTTCCGGCAGGCCCTTGGCGCCGGAGGTGTATTCTCCTTCCGCCTGGCAACTTCAGAGCTGGCCCGCCAGGTAATCAATAAGGTGCGCCTGCCGATCATCGGCTCCAGCCTGGGCGCAGTAGAGAGCATCATTTCTCTGCCTGCTACCATGTCCCATGGTAGCCTCCCGGAAGAATTTAAAAAGCGCCTGGGGATTACCCCTGACCTGGTACGCCTGTCGGTAGGCCTGGAGGATGCCGCGGATCTTCAGGCCGACCTGGAGCAGGCGTTAAAATCCCCTTGA
- the cysK gene encoding cysteine synthase A yields MERIYQNIIDLIGGTPLVRLNRINQTAAEVLVKLELFNPGGSVKDRIALAMIEDAEARGLLDKETVIIEPTSGNTGIGLAMVAAAKGYKLILTMPETMSLERRKLLKGYGAELVLTPGAEGMKGAIRRAEELAAKYPKAFIPQQFENPANPAVHRRTTAEEIYADTGGRLDVLVCGVGTGGTITGAGEVLKERIPGLRVVAVEPAASPVLSGGMAGPHKIQGIGAGFVPEVLNIEVFDEIIQVSDEDAIETARRLAREEGMMVGISSGAACYAALSLAARPENAGKRILAVLPDTGERYLSTSLFKDI; encoded by the coding sequence ATGGAGCGCATTTACCAGAACATAATCGACCTCATCGGAGGAACGCCGCTGGTCAGGCTCAACCGCATTAACCAGACGGCGGCAGAAGTACTGGTGAAACTGGAACTGTTTAACCCCGGTGGCAGCGTCAAAGACCGGATTGCCCTGGCCATGATCGAAGACGCCGAAGCCAGGGGACTCCTGGATAAGGAGACGGTGATTATCGAACCGACCAGCGGCAATACGGGGATTGGCCTAGCCATGGTAGCGGCCGCCAAAGGGTACAAGCTAATCCTCACCATGCCGGAGACCATGAGCCTGGAGCGGCGCAAGCTTCTAAAGGGATACGGCGCCGAGCTGGTACTTACACCGGGGGCAGAAGGCATGAAAGGTGCCATCCGCCGGGCGGAAGAACTGGCAGCCAAATATCCCAAGGCTTTTATCCCCCAGCAGTTTGAAAACCCGGCCAACCCGGCTGTCCACCGCCGCACTACGGCAGAAGAAATTTACGCCGATACCGGCGGCCGGCTGGATGTCCTGGTCTGCGGGGTAGGGACCGGCGGTACCATTACCGGTGCCGGTGAAGTATTAAAGGAGCGCATTCCCGGGTTGCGGGTGGTGGCGGTGGAACCGGCCGCCTCGCCGGTCCTTTCCGGAGGTATGGCCGGACCCCACAAGATTCAGGGCATCGGAGCCGGTTTCGTACCGGAGGTTTTGAATATCGAGGTTTTTGACGAAATCATCCAGGTCAGCGATGAAGATGCCATTGAAACAGCCCGGCGCCTGGCCCGGGAAGAAGGAATGATGGTGGGCATCTCTTCCGGGGCCGCCTGTTACGCGGCACTGAGCCTCGCGGCCCGGCCGGAAAATGCCGGCAAGAGAATTCTGGCCGTGCTGCCGGATACCGGCGAGCGCTACCTGTCAACCTCCCTTTTCAAGGACATTTAA
- the cooS gene encoding anaerobic carbon-monoxide dehydrogenase catalytic subunit: MKYQYPQLNAEMPDREDVLNLTPNPASKDLLQHLHQQGVETWLDRYEAQQPMCGFGLRGLCCRMCQWGPCRLSDKRPRGICGRDMSTVIMANLVRALVAGMAAHGRHAHEVILAVMAAAEGKAHLPLKGEERVWDLARRLGLQTQGRKPEEVAREVAQVLLDDLSRMTMGPLRTLEAYAPAERLETWRTLGVLPRSAAYEIMETLHMTTLGGTSDWMSLAEQELRSALAYCYSTLFGSSLATEMLFGIPRPKLATVNYGILREDHVNILVHGHSPVMVEKILEKIATPEIQSLAKSLGAKGIVIGGMCCTGDELLARYGIPTVTNIMGQELALGTGAVDAVVVDMQCVIPGMKIIADCFGTQVITTCNSNRIPGAVHIPFDAERPETLEEDALKVARLAVEAFARRDRSKIRIPRVTSRAMVGWSYEAIVDTFDGITGLLNLLREGKIKGIATVVGCNTPKVPYEYNHVTVVRRLIEADILVTTTGCCSHALLNAGLCDPEAADLAGAGLKEVCRTRSIPPVLAVGGCVDNTRTLRLFIDLAAAAGVAVKQMPFVFVGPEPGNEKTVGQGVTFLAHGVSNVIGFPGPIPVPQPRPKEGAAPDEYERGSNEVADFFAGDGLFAKVGARIYTEPYPKLAAQTIRLLIRRQRLGLGWR; encoded by the coding sequence ATGAAGTACCAGTATCCCCAATTAAATGCCGAAATGCCGGACCGGGAAGACGTCCTGAACCTGACCCCCAACCCGGCCAGCAAAGACCTGCTGCAGCACCTGCACCAGCAGGGGGTGGAAACCTGGCTGGACCGTTATGAGGCCCAGCAGCCCATGTGCGGTTTCGGCCTTCGGGGACTCTGCTGCCGCATGTGCCAGTGGGGTCCCTGCCGGCTCAGTGACAAACGCCCCCGGGGCATTTGCGGCCGGGATATGAGCACCGTCATTATGGCCAACCTGGTGCGGGCACTGGTGGCCGGCATGGCGGCACACGGCCGGCACGCCCATGAAGTTATCCTGGCGGTGATGGCGGCGGCGGAGGGTAAGGCCCACCTCCCCCTCAAAGGGGAAGAACGGGTGTGGGACCTGGCCCGGCGGCTGGGGCTTCAAACACAAGGGCGAAAGCCGGAGGAAGTAGCCCGTGAGGTGGCCCAGGTGCTGCTGGACGACCTGAGCCGGATGACCATGGGCCCCTTGCGCACCCTGGAAGCCTACGCCCCGGCGGAAAGGCTGGAGACCTGGCGAACCCTCGGCGTGCTGCCGCGTTCGGCCGCCTATGAGATCATGGAAACCCTGCACATGACCACCCTGGGCGGTACCAGTGATTGGATGTCACTGGCGGAACAGGAACTCCGCTCCGCCCTGGCATACTGCTACAGCACCCTGTTCGGCAGCTCTCTGGCCACCGAGATGCTGTTCGGCATCCCCCGGCCCAAACTGGCCACGGTGAATTACGGCATCCTGCGGGAAGACCACGTTAACATCTTGGTGCACGGCCACTCCCCCGTGATGGTGGAAAAAATCTTGGAGAAAATAGCCACCCCGGAAATCCAGAGTTTGGCTAAGAGCCTGGGGGCCAAAGGCATCGTGATTGGCGGCATGTGCTGCACCGGCGACGAATTGCTGGCACGCTACGGCATCCCCACCGTAACCAATATTATGGGCCAGGAACTGGCCCTGGGCACCGGGGCGGTGGATGCGGTGGTGGTGGACATGCAATGCGTTATTCCCGGCATGAAGATCATCGCCGACTGCTTCGGCACCCAGGTGATCACCACCTGCAACTCCAACCGCATCCCCGGGGCGGTGCACATTCCCTTTGACGCGGAGCGGCCGGAAACTCTGGAGGAAGATGCCCTAAAAGTTGCGCGGCTGGCGGTAGAAGCTTTTGCCCGCCGGGACCGCAGTAAAATTCGTATCCCCAGGGTCACTAGCAGAGCTATGGTTGGCTGGAGTTACGAAGCCATCGTCGATACATTTGACGGTATTACAGGTTTGCTTAACCTCCTGCGGGAAGGGAAAATTAAAGGTATTGCTACAGTGGTAGGCTGCAATACCCCGAAGGTCCCGTATGAATATAATCACGTAACGGTGGTCCGGCGCCTCATCGAGGCTGACATCCTGGTAACCACCACCGGATGCTGTTCTCACGCTCTTTTAAATGCCGGACTTTGTGACCCGGAGGCGGCAGACCTGGCCGGTGCCGGCCTCAAGGAAGTATGCCGTACCAGGAGCATCCCGCCGGTTCTGGCAGTAGGTGGGTGTGTAGATAATACTCGCACTTTGCGCTTGTTTATCGATCTGGCAGCAGCAGCTGGTGTAGCCGTCAAACAAATGCCCTTTGTCTTCGTCGGCCCGGAACCCGGCAACGAAAAGACGGTTGGGCAGGGGGTTACTTTCCTGGCCCACGGGGTATCCAACGTCATCGGCTTTCCCGGGCCTATCCCCGTCCCCCAGCCGCGGCCCAAAGAGGGGGCGGCACCCGATGAATATGAGCGCGGTAGCAACGAAGTAGCCGACTTTTTTGCCGGTGACGGCCTGTTTGCAAAGGTGGGGGCGCGGATTTATACCGAGCCTTACCCGAAGCTGGCTGCTCAGACCATCCGATTGTTAATTCGTCGCCAGCGCCTGGGCCTGGGGTGGCGGTAA
- a CDS encoding ABC transporter substrate-binding protein — translation MEDITAATNEGSGAKIMGGRKIILLLLVLLLVAGLVTGCGGNKPDTAQGQKLTIKIGYLPITHSLPLLVAEAQNKAGFQNFQLELVKFGSWPDLTEALNSGQIQGAITMLELALVSKGKGIPTEVVLLSHRNGDVLVADPSIGEVKDLKGKKVAIPHRLSGHNILLHQALQKAGLAYEDVEKIEMAPPEMPAALARGEVAAYIVAEPFGAQSVVAGKARVLKRAQDIIPDWACCGLVLNPRLTRDNPAAVQELVSRLVEAGRYIMTNKAGAITIAQQYMPVSKETWEQSLEWIDYDNLLPAVSDLDLIQQNLREIPWDGHPGRLLPSEIKVEELVNDRFARQAAGGVN, via the coding sequence TTGGAGGATATAACGGCTGCAACGAACGAAGGGAGCGGAGCGAAGATTATGGGAGGCAGAAAAATCATCCTCCTGTTACTGGTATTATTACTGGTAGCCGGCCTGGTGACCGGGTGTGGAGGCAACAAGCCGGACACGGCCCAGGGCCAAAAACTGACGATTAAAATAGGCTACTTGCCCATTACCCATTCCCTGCCACTTTTAGTAGCGGAGGCCCAGAATAAAGCCGGTTTTCAAAATTTCCAACTGGAATTGGTCAAATTCGGCTCCTGGCCGGACCTGACCGAAGCCCTCAATTCCGGCCAGATTCAGGGTGCCATCACCATGCTGGAGCTGGCTCTGGTGAGCAAAGGGAAAGGTATTCCTACCGAAGTGGTGCTGTTAAGCCACAGGAACGGCGATGTCCTGGTAGCGGATCCGTCCATTGGCGAGGTTAAGGACCTGAAAGGGAAAAAGGTAGCCATCCCGCACCGCCTGTCCGGCCACAACATCCTCCTCCATCAAGCCCTCCAAAAGGCCGGCCTGGCTTATGAGGACGTGGAAAAGATAGAGATGGCCCCGCCGGAAATGCCAGCTGCCCTGGCCCGGGGGGAAGTGGCAGCGTACATTGTCGCTGAACCCTTCGGCGCCCAGTCGGTGGTGGCGGGAAAGGCGCGGGTGTTGAAACGAGCCCAGGACATTATCCCTGATTGGGCCTGCTGCGGGCTGGTGCTCAACCCCCGGCTGACCCGGGATAATCCTGCCGCCGTCCAGGAGCTGGTAAGCCGCCTGGTGGAAGCCGGCCGCTACATCATGACCAATAAAGCCGGCGCCATCACCATTGCCCAGCAATACATGCCCGTATCCAAGGAGACCTGGGAGCAATCCCTGGAGTGGATCGACTACGACAATTTGCTACCGGCAGTATCCGATCTGGATCTTATCCAGCAAAACCTACGGGAAATCCCCTGGGACGGTCACCCGGGGCGCCTGTTACCATCTGAAATCAAAGTGGAAGAGCTGGTCAACGACCGGTTTGCCCGGCAGGCCGCCGGAGGAGTGAATTAG
- a CDS encoding ABC transporter permease, which produces MTRLERFLLPLAGPAAAIIIWQAVAWSGIYPRYLFPWPADVVLGLSQQIKNGALWEHIGVSLYRFSGGYLAAAATGVPLGLLLGWSRRLWAAADPLVQVLRPISPIAWLPLVTLWFGIGDLPAMVIIFMAAFYPILLGTVTAVKNVDPVYLKVAQNFGTPGRHILWRVVIPAAFPYITMGLHIALGTAWVFLVAGEMMGVRSGLGFLIIDARNSMETGLVVAAMLIIGLLGLTIDRMFAWLEGKAHRRWGAAR; this is translated from the coding sequence TTGACACGCCTCGAACGCTTTTTGCTGCCGCTGGCCGGCCCGGCAGCCGCCATAATCATCTGGCAGGCAGTGGCCTGGTCCGGCATCTATCCCAGGTACCTTTTCCCCTGGCCGGCGGATGTGGTGCTGGGCCTGTCCCAGCAAATCAAAAACGGTGCTCTTTGGGAACATATCGGTGTCAGCCTGTACCGTTTCTCCGGGGGCTATCTGGCCGCCGCGGCAACAGGTGTGCCCCTGGGGCTCCTGCTGGGCTGGTCGCGGCGGCTGTGGGCTGCTGCTGACCCGCTGGTGCAGGTGCTGCGACCGATATCCCCCATCGCTTGGTTGCCGCTGGTCACCCTGTGGTTCGGTATCGGCGATCTGCCGGCTATGGTCATCATTTTCATGGCCGCCTTCTACCCCATCCTGCTGGGCACCGTAACGGCGGTCAAAAATGTTGACCCGGTGTACCTGAAGGTGGCCCAAAACTTCGGTACCCCCGGGCGCCACATCCTGTGGCGGGTTGTCATTCCGGCCGCCTTCCCTTACATTACCATGGGACTGCACATCGCCCTGGGTACTGCCTGGGTGTTCCTGGTAGCCGGGGAAATGATGGGGGTTAGATCGGGACTGGGTTTTCTCATTATTGATGCCCGCAACAGCATGGAAACCGGGCTGGTGGTGGCCGCCATGCTAATTATCGGCCTGCTGGGTCTCACCATTGATCGGATGTTTGCCTGGCTGGAGGGAAAGGCCCACCGCCGCTGGGGCGCAGCGCGATAG